In the Mycoplasmoides gallisepticum genome, one interval contains:
- a CDS encoding DUF5453 family protein, translating into MMKWKKWRNHYITFLANLFVFIGFSINAILLREINPIDNSRVALSPEIMIITALIGGLLGIAFIGFDIKFFIKDFFYQKFHYDKKYTRMYIGGISVYLFNIILGMLFVVLSVYFYRQADLTSANSLVTNFTITRNLIYISIGITSAITIVNFVIIRLARLFIEQALDKRKNNTDENPKPVNSDDKSVIISFDQNNNLVKEQPVGPKADQKPSGGLNEL; encoded by the coding sequence TATTTGTTTTCATTGGTTTTAGTATTAATGCAATCTTACTTCGAGAGATCAACCCAATTGATAATAGTAGAGTTGCACTAAGCCCTGAGATCATGATTATCACCGCACTGATTGGTGGGTTATTGGGGATTGCTTTTATTGGGTTTGATATCAAGTTTTTTATCAAGGATTTCTTTTATCAGAAATTTCATTACGATAAAAAATACACCAGAATGTATATCGGTGGGATCTCAGTTTATCTATTTAACATCATCCTTGGGATGTTGTTTGTAGTCTTATCAGTTTATTTTTATCGTCAAGCAGATCTGACTAGTGCGAACAGCTTAGTAACTAATTTCACGATCACAAGAAATCTAATTTACATCTCAATTGGGATCACTAGTGCAATTACGATCGTCAACTTTGTCATTATTCGATTAGCACGACTGTTTATTGAACAAGCACTAGATAAAAGAAAAAACAATACTGATGAAAACCCTAAACCAGTTAATAGTGATGATAAGTCAGTAATCATCTCATTTGATCAGAACAACAATCTGGTTAAAGAACAACCAGTTGGGCCAAAAGCTGATCAAAAACCATCAGGTGGATTAAATGAACTTTAA
- a CDS encoding HIT family protein — translation MFTNSLEKINMTTTNCVFCKIINNEIQAHVVAQNDLAIAFLDAFPVSNGHTLVIPKKHHQDFSRTPKEEMHAVTDLAQEVVKLLDRSDLNVHGYNYLSNQASIAGQEVFHFHLHIIPKYATKEGFGFKTNKVNILDLKEVMKLIKP, via the coding sequence TTGTTTACCAACAGTTTAGAGAAAATCAATATGACAACGACTAATTGTGTCTTTTGTAAGATTATTAATAACGAAATCCAAGCTCATGTAGTGGCGCAAAACGATTTAGCAATCGCTTTTTTAGATGCTTTTCCTGTATCAAACGGACACACCCTAGTGATTCCTAAAAAGCACCACCAAGATTTTAGTCGCACTCCTAAAGAAGAGATGCATGCTGTGACTGATCTTGCTCAAGAAGTCGTGAAGCTTTTAGATCGTTCAGATCTAAATGTTCACGGTTATAATTATTTATCTAATCAAGCATCGATTGCTGGTCAAGAAGTGTTTCACTTTCACTTACATATAATCCCTAAATATGCGACTAAAGAAGGTTTTGGGTTTAAAACTAATAAGGTCAATATCTTAGATCTTAAAGAAGTGATGAAACTAATTAAACCTTAA